One genomic window of Camelina sativa cultivar DH55 chromosome 5, Cs, whole genome shotgun sequence includes the following:
- the LOC104789527 gene encoding uncharacterized protein LOC104789527: protein MVDKDWVHLCRADPAYERGATNFVRAVSADMGDVDLIVCPCIDCRNIDRHAGSIVVDHLVTRGMDESYKMQSDWYHHGELNPVVDGESNQSQWSDEIFGLYQAAEYLDEEFANTDELSQIAEGENLKEDELLAKLADADTPLYPSCVNHSKLSAIVSLFRLKTQNGWSDKSFNDLLETLPEMLPEDNVLHTSLYEVKKFLKSFDMGYQKIHVCVNDCILFIKKYQTLENCPKCKASRWKTNMHTGEVKKGAFHKVLRYFPIISCFKRMFRSVNMAKDLRWHFNNKSSDGKLRHHVDSVTWDQMNAKYPSFASEERNVRLGLSTGGFNPFNMKNTMYSCWPVMLVNYNLPPDLCMKKENIMRTLLIPGPQQPGNNIDVYLEPLIEDLQHMWNDGELTYDAVSKSTFTLKAMLLWTISDFPAYGNLAGCKVKGKMGCPLCGKNTDSMWLKFSRKHVYMCHRKGLPPTHSFRWKKFWFDGKAEHGRKKRSACKRKRMASTGLGSDSEDLSSESEEDEEEEIDEEEISRWKKRSIFFRLPYWEELPVRHNLDVMHVERNVAVSIVSTLLHCGKSKDGLNARKDLEVLGIRKELHPKTQGKRTYLPAAVWSLSKGEKKIFCRRLFYFKGPDGYCSNISRGVSLQDCKVTGLKSHDYHVIMQQLLPIALRGLLPKGPRVAIVRLCAFFNQLCQRVIDRDQILAMEAEIVETLCMFERYFPPTFFDIMVHLTVHLGREARLGGPVHFRWMYPFERYMKVLKDYVRNTARPEGCIAECYLSEECIRFCSEFLKKTTNVQEKMDRNTDFENNTILEGRPISAGTPITLTEAEKKIAHMTVIQNMVFVDPYVESSAKDTSQVMDLVSYYGRVTDIILLDYNVFYVPLFHCQWAVRGNGVKGSILASQAKQVFYSRENESSSWYVAMRGPSRRYTQKEYEDGIADIRPLPPDIDVGVDLDESENERTDCEGIYV, encoded by the exons ATGGTGGACAAGGATTGGGTGCATCTTTGCAG AGCTGATCCTGCGTATGAGAGAGGGGCTACAAATTTTGTTCGAGCTGTGTCTGCGGATATGGGAGACGTTGATTTGATTGTATGTCCTTGCATTGATTGCCGTAATATTGATCGGCATGCTGGCAGTATAGTAGTTGATCATCTGGTAACAAGAGGAATGGATGAATCATATAAGATGCAGTCtgattggtatcatcatggagaaTTGAATCCAGTGGTTGATGGTGAAAGCAATCAAAGTCAGTGGAGTGATGAGATTTTTGGGTTATATCAAGCGGCTGAATATCTGGATGAGGAGTTTGCTAATACGGATGAGTTGAGTCAGATTGCAGAGGGTGAGAATTTGAAAGAAGATGAGTTGCTTGCAAAGCTTGCGGATGCTGATACACCATTATATCCATCATGTGTCAACCACAGCAAGCTGTCAGCTATTGTATCACTGTTCAGACTAAAAACACAGAATGGCTGGTCTGACAAGAGCTTCAATGATCTGTTGGAGACATTGCCAGAGATGTTACCAGAAGACAATGTGCTGCACACATCACTATATGAGGtgaagaaatttttgaaatccTTTGATATGGGTTACCAGAAGATTCATGTATGTGTCAATGATTGCATCCTATTCATAAAAAAGTACCAGACGCTTGAGAACTGTCCTAAATGCAAGGCTTCAAGATGGAAGACTAACATGCATACTGGAGAAGTAAAGAAAGGTGCCTTTCATAAAGTATTACGGTACTTCCCCATAATCTCATGCTTTAAGAGAATGTTTAGGTCTGTCAATATGGCTAAGGATTTAAGGTGGCACTTTAATAACAAGAGTAGCGATGGAAAACTCCGCCACCATGTGGATTCAGTCACATGGGATCAGATGAATGCTAAATATCCTTCATTTGCATCTGAAGAAAGAAATGTGAGGCTTGGACTTTCCACTGGTGGATTTAATCCATTCAACATGAAGAATACCATGTATAGTTGCTGGCCTGTTATGTTAGTAAACTACAATCTGCCACCTGACTTATGCATGAAAAAGGAGAACATCATGCGTACATTGTTAATTCCTGGTCCACAACAGCCGGGTAATAATATAGATGTCTACTTAGAACCACTTATTGAGGATCTACAACATATGTGGAATGATGGGGAGTTAACATATGATGCTGTTAGTAAATCAACTTTTACTCTTAAGGCGATGCTGCTATGGACGATTAGTGATTTTCCTGCATATGGGAATCTTGCAGGCTGCAAAGTAAAGGGTAAAATGGGATGTCCTTTATGTGGGAAAAATACAGACAGTATGTGGTTGAAGTTCAGTAGAAAACATGTCTACATGTGCCATAGAAAGGGTCTGCCACCAACACATAGTTTTCGCTGGAAGAAGTTTTGGTTTGATGGAAAAGCTGAACatgggagaaagaaaaga TCTGCATGTAAGAGGAAAAGGATGGCATCAACTGGATTGGGTTCTGATAGTGAGGATTTATCTAGTGAatctgaggaagatgaagaggaagagatagACGAGGAGGAGATATCAAGATGGAAGAAACGGTCAATCTTTTTCAGACTACCTTATTGGGAG GAGCTACCCGTAAGACATAACCTTGATGTAATGCATGTGGAGAGAAATGTGGCTGTGAGTATAGTATCGACATTGTTGCATTGTGGGAAATCTAAGGATGGTCTTAATGCTCGCAAAGATCTGGAGGTCCTTGGTATTAGGAAGGAATTGCATCctaaaacacaaggaaaaagaACATACTTACCTGCAGCAGTTTGGTCTTTGTCCAAGGGAGAGAAAAAGATTTTTTGTAGGCGACTTTTTTATTTCAAAGGCCCAGATGGATACTGCTCAAACATATCAAGAGGCGTATCATTACAAGACTGTAAGGTCACAGGTCTGAAATCCCATGATTATCACGTGAtaatgcaacaacttcttccaaTTGCACTTAGAGGTTTGTTACCCAAAGGTCCGAGGGTAGCAATTGTACGCTTATGCGCATTCTTCAATCAGTTGTGTCAGCGAGTAATTGATAGGGATCAGATATTGGCAATGGAAGCTGAGATTGTTGAAACTCTTTGCATGTTTGAAAGATATTTTCCTCCAACTTTCTTCGATATCATGGTGCATTTGACGGTACATCTAGGACGTGAAGCTCGGCTAGGTGGTCCAGTTCATTTTAGATGGATGTACCCATTTGAGAGGTATATGAAAGTTCTTAAAGACTATGTGAGAAACACTGCAAGACCAGAGGGGTGTATTGCTGAATGCTACCTTTCAGAAGAATGCATCCGGTTTTGTAgtgaatttttgaaaaagacTACAAATGTTCAAGAAAAGATGGATAGAAACACTGACTTTGAGAACAACACGATTCTGGAAGGACGTCCAATATCTGCAGGCACTCCAATCACTCTTACTGAAGCGGAGAAGAAAATAGCCCATATGACTGTCATACAAAATATGGTTTTTGTTGATCCTTATGTTGA GTCTAGTGCAAAGGACACTTCACAAGTGATGGATTTGGTATCTTACTATGGGAGAGTAACTGACATTATATTGTTGGACTATAATGTCTTTTACGTCCCTCTCTTCCATTGTCAATGGGCAGTAAGGGGAAATGGAGTTAAG GGATCCATACTAGCCTCTCAAGCTAAGCAAGTGTTTTACTCAAGGGAAAATGAGTCATCGAGTTGGTATGTGGCTATGAGAGGTCCTTCAAGAAGATACACtcagaaagaatatgaagatgGAATAGCAGACATTAGGCCATTGCCACCAGATATTGACGTTGGTGTTGACTTGGATGAATCTGAAAATGAGCGAACAGATTGTGAAGGAATATATGTGTGA
- the LOC109132905 gene encoding uncharacterized protein LOC109132905, with protein sequence MAADCIGIGVFGNNGVTESSFTESVEENRGDSDDDEIEDESDNPEGLQETEQSQPIQVKRNSDNSINKFKARLVAKSYVQRHGVDFDEVFAPVAHIETIRFLIALSASNGWEVHHLDVKTAFLHGELREDVFITQPEGFITDGFYVDDLLITGSSLQLILEFKKDLSRAKGVTWSTQVLPIEAFSDPANGFILEGEEHEFGAHVKIAPSPVAAAENLPFHKFSWSSVRDFSLLKQSDYVSKTFQMGEKSGETLTVYPKGDSRAEGELSSYVHLAEGENLSKGELIMVRARLQILDPRGSNHLSGWLQSWVMTSNKGRGLTQSMPLAKIQEGYLDHEDTLNVEMECEIVNAIKNNPLF encoded by the exons ATGGCTGCCGAT TGTATTGGCATTGGTGTCTTTGGAAACAATGGAGTCACAGAGAGTTCATTCACCGAATCTGTAGAGGAAAACAGAGgagatagtgatgatgatgagatcgaAGATGAATCAGATAATCCAGAAGGGttacaagaaacagaacaatctCAACCGATACAA GTCAAACGAAACTCTGACAATAGCATCAACAAATTCAAGGCAAGGCTAGTGGCAAAGAGTTATGTGCAAAGGCATGGTGTAGATTTTGACGAAGTATTTGCTCCTGTGGCACATATCGAAACTATACGGTTCCTCATTGCTTTGTCAGCTTCGAATGGATGGGAAGTGCATCACTTGGACGTGAAGACTGCATTTCTACATGGAGAATTAAGGGAGGATGTCTTTATTACTCAACCTGAAGGGTTCATAACCGATGGAT tttatgtggatgatcttCTCATAACTGGTTCGAGTTTGCAGCTGATACTTGAGTTCAAGAAGGATTTGTCAA GAGCCAAGGGAGTCACATGGAGCACTCAAGTTCTTCCAATTGAGGCTTTCAGTGACCCTGCCAATGGATTCATCTTGGAGGGAGAAGAACATGAGTTTGGTGCTCATGTGAAGATTGCTCCATCACCTGTCGCTGCTGCTGAAAACCTCCCTTTTCACAAATTCTCTTGGAGT AGTGTTAGGGATTTCTCTCTTCTAAAACAGAGTGATTACGTCTCAAAAACCTTCCAAATGGGAGAAAAAAGTGGTGA GACTCTAACCGTGTATCCAAAGGGAGACTCTAGAGCAGAGGGCGAATTATCCAGCTATGTGCATTTAGCTGAAGGGGAAAACTTATCGAAGGGTGAGCTGATTATGGTGCGAGCACGGCTGCAGATTCTAGACCCGCGTGGATCCAATCACCTATCAGGATGGc TTCAAAGTTGGGTCATGACCTCGAACAAAGGGAGGGGTCTTACACAGTCCATGCCTTTAGCTAAAATTCAGGAGGGTTACTTGGACCATGAAGATACTTTGAATGTAGAGATGGAATGTGAAATTGTTAACGCCATAAAAAACAACCCCCTTTTTTAG